From the genome of Yersinia enterocolitica, one region includes:
- a CDS encoding capsule biosynthesis protein, with product MMKPMFIEKIKSAWPGDMLKRVRMSHLTLSKLQRHLGKVMILIPMLLLILYLLIFSQPRYLSESKVAIKHSNDINGSNLNVALLMGAGSPSSAEDALYLKEYINSPDMLAVLDKQLDFRQAFGHSGWDFFYHLSDSATREQFLNYYRNRISVSYDDKTGLLTIGTQGFSPEFAQRFNQAVLKESERFINEISHRIAREQLLFAENEMQEARVRLNSSKTELLTYQNSNNILDPEAQALAATTLINTLVSQRIQMEAELRNLLTFLREDAPQVISAKNALKSLSSQIDNEKSKITAPDGHKLNRMAVDFEEIKAKVQFDTDIYKLTLTSIEKTRVDAARKLKMLSVISSPQLPQESKFPNSLYLLISWLLVCGLLFGTVKLLLAVIDDHKD from the coding sequence ATGATGAAACCCATGTTTATTGAAAAAATAAAGTCGGCTTGGCCAGGTGATATGTTGAAGCGCGTGCGCATGTCACACTTAACTCTGTCCAAGCTACAGCGCCATTTAGGTAAGGTTATGATTCTGATACCGATGTTGCTGCTGATTCTCTACTTGTTAATTTTTAGCCAACCACGCTATCTCAGTGAATCTAAAGTCGCCATCAAACATTCCAACGATATCAATGGCAGTAATCTGAATGTCGCTTTGCTGATGGGTGCTGGCAGCCCTAGTTCTGCGGAAGATGCCTTATATCTGAAGGAATATATTAATTCTCCTGATATGTTGGCGGTCTTGGATAAACAGCTCGATTTTCGTCAGGCATTCGGTCATAGCGGCTGGGATTTTTTCTATCATTTGTCAGATAGTGCCACTCGCGAGCAATTCCTTAATTATTACCGTAACCGTATCTCCGTTTCTTACGATGACAAAACAGGTTTGCTCACCATTGGTACCCAAGGATTCTCGCCTGAATTTGCTCAACGGTTCAATCAGGCTGTTTTGAAAGAATCCGAAAGATTTATCAATGAGATCTCACACCGAATTGCCCGCGAGCAGTTGCTGTTTGCCGAAAACGAAATGCAGGAAGCGCGCGTTCGTTTGAATAGCAGCAAAACCGAACTACTCACTTACCAGAACAGCAATAATATTCTTGACCCTGAAGCTCAGGCTTTGGCTGCCACTACGTTGATTAACACCTTGGTTAGCCAACGCATTCAGATGGAAGCAGAATTGCGTAACCTACTGACTTTTCTCCGTGAAGATGCACCTCAGGTCATCAGTGCGAAGAACGCACTCAAGTCGCTCTCCAGCCAGATTGATAATGAAAAAAGCAAAATTACTGCGCCCGATGGTCACAAATTGAACCGTATGGCGGTAGATTTTGAAGAGATTAAAGCCAAGGTACAGTTCGATACTGATATCTACAAATTGACCCTGACATCGATTGAAAAAACCCGTGTTGATGCGGCAAGAAAACTGAAAATGTTGTCAGTGATCAGCTCTCCTCAGCTACCGCAGGAGTCAAAGTTCCCCAACAGTTTGTATCTGCTTATCAGTTGGTTACTGGTTTGTGGCTTACTTTTTGGTACTGTCAAATTATTGCTGGCGGTGATTGACGATCATAAAGATTGA
- a CDS encoding sulfate/thiosulfate ABC transporter ATP-binding protein CysA translates to MSIEIDNISKYFGRTKVLNDIRLDIPSGQMVALLGPSGSGKTTLLRIIAGLENQNAGRLSFHGTDVSRLHARDRRVGFVFQHYALFRHMTVFDNIAFGLTVLPRRERPNAAAIKQKVEQLLEMVQLGHLASRYPSQLSGGQKQRVALARALAVEPQILLLDEPFGALDAQVRKELRRWLRQLHEELKFTSVFVTHDQEEAMEVADRVVVMSQGNIEQVGTPDEVWRYPATRFVLEFLGEVNRLSGEIRGSQLYIGAHHWPLDLAPMHQGSVDLFLRPWEMEVNTHASDRCPLPVQVLEVSPRGHFWQLTVQPIGWHQDPISVVLPEGEIDAPVRGNRYYVGGLNARLYSGDQLLQPIALAQSA, encoded by the coding sequence ATGAGCATTGAGATTGATAATATCAGCAAGTATTTTGGTCGCACCAAGGTACTGAATGACATCCGGCTTGATATTCCTTCTGGCCAGATGGTGGCTTTGCTTGGTCCTTCCGGTTCGGGGAAAACGACCCTTCTGCGCATTATTGCCGGGCTGGAGAACCAGAACGCTGGACGTTTAAGTTTCCATGGCACTGACGTTAGCCGCCTGCATGCCCGTGATCGACGTGTCGGGTTCGTTTTTCAGCATTACGCCTTGTTCCGCCATATGACAGTATTCGATAACATTGCATTTGGTTTGACGGTGTTACCGCGCCGTGAACGGCCGAATGCGGCAGCTATCAAACAGAAGGTGGAGCAACTGTTGGAGATGGTGCAATTAGGTCATCTTGCCAGCCGTTACCCATCACAACTTTCTGGTGGGCAGAAACAGCGTGTGGCCCTGGCGCGGGCGTTGGCCGTCGAGCCACAAATTCTGTTGCTGGATGAGCCATTCGGTGCGCTGGATGCACAGGTGCGTAAAGAGTTACGTCGCTGGTTGCGTCAGTTACATGAAGAGCTGAAATTTACCAGCGTCTTCGTCACTCATGATCAGGAAGAAGCCATGGAAGTTGCTGATCGGGTGGTGGTGATGAGTCAGGGTAATATCGAGCAGGTCGGGACGCCAGATGAAGTGTGGCGCTACCCTGCGACCCGCTTTGTGCTGGAATTCCTGGGCGAAGTTAATCGCTTGAGTGGGGAGATTCGAGGCTCACAACTCTATATTGGCGCGCACCACTGGCCGCTGGATTTGGCCCCAATGCATCAGGGCAGTGTTGATTTATTCTTGCGTCCGTGGGAGATGGAAGTCAATACACACGCCAGTGATCGTTGCCCACTGCCAGTACAAGTGCTTGAAGTCAGCCCGCGTGGTCACTTCTGGCAACTGACGGTGCAACCTATTGGTTGGCATCAGGATCCTATCAGCGTGGTACTGCCGGAAGGCGAAATTGACGCCCCGGTGCGCGGTAACCGTTATTATGTGGGCGGGTTAAATGCACGCTTATATTCTGGCGACCAATTATTACAACCCATTGCTTTAGCCCAAAGCGCCTGA
- the cysM gene encoding cysteine synthase CysM (catalyzes the formation of cysteine from 3-O-acetyl-L-serine and hydrogen sulfide), with amino-acid sequence MTTLEQCIGNTPLVKLQRLSQGLDAQIWVKLEGNNPAGSVKDRAALTMIRQAELRGEIAPGDVLIEATSGNTGIALAMIAAMKGYKLKLLMPENMSQERQAAMRAYGAELILVSREQGMEGARDEALRMQAEGQGKVLDQFNNSDNPYAHFTGTGPEIWQQTAGKVSHFVSSMGTTGTITGVSQYLKSQNPQVTIIGLQPAEGSSIPGIRRWSPGYMPGIFRPELVDQVLDITQSEAEKTTRRLATEEGIFCGVSSGGAVAGALRVAAQNPAAVIVAIICDRGDRYLSTGVFD; translated from the coding sequence GTGACAACCCTCGAACAATGCATCGGCAACACCCCACTCGTCAAACTGCAACGTTTAAGCCAAGGGCTGGATGCGCAGATTTGGGTCAAATTGGAAGGAAATAATCCGGCAGGCTCGGTCAAAGACCGTGCGGCACTAACCATGATCCGGCAGGCAGAATTACGTGGAGAAATAGCTCCGGGTGATGTGTTGATCGAGGCGACCAGCGGCAATACTGGTATTGCGCTGGCGATGATCGCCGCGATGAAGGGCTATAAGCTAAAGCTACTGATGCCGGAAAATATGAGTCAAGAGCGGCAGGCCGCAATGCGTGCCTACGGTGCGGAGTTAATTCTGGTTAGTCGTGAGCAAGGAATGGAAGGGGCGCGCGATGAAGCGCTAAGGATGCAGGCTGAAGGGCAGGGTAAGGTGTTGGATCAGTTCAATAACAGCGATAACCCCTACGCACATTTCACCGGTACTGGGCCAGAAATCTGGCAACAAACCGCGGGTAAAGTGAGCCATTTTGTGTCCAGCATGGGAACTACCGGGACGATTACCGGCGTTAGCCAATATCTGAAAAGCCAAAACCCGCAAGTTACCATTATCGGCCTGCAACCGGCAGAAGGAAGTAGTATTCCTGGTATCCGCCGTTGGTCACCGGGATACATGCCGGGGATTTTCCGCCCGGAGTTGGTTGATCAGGTACTGGATATCACCCAGAGCGAAGCAGAGAAAACGACACGAAGGCTGGCCACGGAAGAGGGCATTTTTTGTGGTGTCAGTTCTGGCGGTGCGGTTGCCGGCGCGCTGCGAGTGGCGGCACAGAACCCCGCAGCGGTGATCGTGGCGATTATTTGTGACCGTGGTGACCGATACTTGTCGACAGGTGTTTTTGATTAA